The following proteins are encoded in a genomic region of Candidatus Paracaedibacteraceae bacterium:
- the rpoB gene encoding DNA-directed RNA polymerase subunit beta — MVRSFTGMKRFRKNFGRISDEAKMPNLIELQKSSYDKFLQQSTTYNKREDIGLHEVFKSTFPITDFSGKSQLEYFKYDFDKPKYDEEECRQRGLTFAAPLKLTLRLVVWDIDEDTGAKSIRDIKEQEVYMGDMPLMTDNGTFIINGVERVIVSQMHRSPGVFFDHDKGKSHSSGKYLFAARVVPYRGSWLDFEFDPKDLVHVRIDRRRKLPITAFLMALDSAETAVLRAKAGEKGEALPASQITGMSREEILNSFYATVTYTKHKKGWKTAYVAENWRGVKLTSDLVDAATGAVVAEAGTKITPRMAKKLAADGLKDILVATENLEGLYLAKEFINETTGEIYAEAGDELTLKTIAALETNANLKEIPVLSIDHVNVGAYLVNSLNADKINNREEALFEIYRVMRPGEPPTLEGAESLFSGLFFEADKYDLSAVGRVKMNSRIDVKCPDTIRTIRKEDIVAILKMLLELKDGRGEVDDIDNLGNRRVRAVGELLENQYRVGLSRMERAIKERMSSVEIDTVMPHDLINAKPAAAVVREFFGSSQLSQFMDQTNPLSEITHKRRLSALGPGGLTRDRAGFEVRDVHPTHYGRICPIETPEGQNIGLINSLATYARVNQYGFIESPYRKVKDGKVTNEIVYLTAMEESKHIIAQANIALAKDGSIVDDLVTCRQQGEFVILPKDDITLCDVSPKQLVSVAASLIPFLENDDANRALMGSNMQRQAVPLLRSEAPLVGTGMEATVAQDSGACVLARRTGIVDSVDGRRVVVRATDRQEGDDSVGVDIYNLHKFQRSNMSTCINQKPLVQKGDLVKKGDVIADGPATELGELALGRNVLVGFMSWQGYNFEDSIILSERIAQDDVFTSIHIEEFEVMSRDTKLGNEEITRDIPNVGEEALRNLDEAGIIYIGAEVKAGDILVGKVTPKGESPMTPEEKLLRAIFGEKASDVRDTSLRVPPGISGTIVDVRVFSRRGVDKDERALTIERQEIERLAKDRDAEKAILERNFYKNLEEMLAGHKLTSAPKGIKTGVVVNEAILTEIPQHQWKQLTVDNDDVMSKVEAMKRHLDEGFAKLQEWFEGKVEKLRAGDELSPGVLKMVKVFIAVKRKIQPGDKMAGRHGNKGVVSRIVPLEDMPHLEDGTVLDIILNPLGLPSRMNVGQILETHMGAAAAGLSKQIASAVEKIQQNAGKVADLKAELKKVYTDKLDTKDIDTMSDEQVLELGRHLKKGVPIATPVFDGASEDDIVSALNTSGIPSNGQQYLVDGRTGERFDRPTTVGYIYMLKLHHLVDDKIHARSIGPYSLVTQQPLGGKAQFGGQRFGEMEVWALEAYGAAYTLQEMLTVKSDDVSGRTKVYEAIVRGDDNMEAGIPESFNVLVKELRSLGLNMSFEQ, encoded by the coding sequence ATGGTAAGATCTTTTACCGGAATGAAGAGATTTCGTAAAAACTTTGGTCGTATCTCCGACGAAGCCAAAATGCCAAACCTGATTGAATTGCAAAAGTCATCCTATGACAAATTTTTGCAACAATCCACGACTTATAATAAGCGTGAAGATATTGGTCTTCATGAAGTATTTAAATCAACGTTTCCAATCACCGATTTCTCAGGTAAATCACAATTGGAATATTTTAAGTACGACTTTGACAAGCCTAAGTATGACGAAGAAGAATGCCGTCAGCGTGGTTTGACTTTTGCTGCCCCTCTGAAATTGACTCTACGCTTAGTCGTTTGGGATATCGACGAAGATACGGGTGCAAAATCAATTCGCGACATCAAAGAACAAGAAGTCTATATGGGGGATATGCCTCTTATGACAGACAATGGAACGTTCATCATCAATGGTGTTGAGCGTGTTATCGTGTCTCAAATGCACCGTAGTCCTGGCGTGTTTTTTGATCATGACAAAGGTAAAAGTCATTCTTCCGGTAAGTATTTGTTTGCTGCTCGTGTTGTGCCATATCGTGGTTCATGGTTGGACTTTGAATTTGATCCAAAAGACTTGGTTCATGTTCGTATTGACCGCCGACGCAAACTTCCGATTACTGCATTCTTGATGGCGCTTGATTCGGCTGAAACAGCTGTCTTGCGTGCAAAAGCAGGTGAAAAAGGTGAAGCATTGCCTGCAAGCCAAATTACAGGGATGTCACGCGAAGAAATTTTGAACTCCTTCTATGCAACAGTCACGTATACAAAACACAAAAAAGGCTGGAAGACAGCGTATGTTGCAGAAAATTGGCGCGGTGTTAAGTTAACATCTGATTTGGTTGATGCTGCCACAGGAGCTGTTGTTGCCGAAGCCGGTACAAAGATTACGCCTCGCATGGCAAAGAAACTTGCTGCTGATGGTTTAAAAGATATTCTTGTCGCCACTGAAAATCTTGAAGGTTTATATCTGGCAAAAGAATTCATCAATGAAACAACCGGTGAAATTTATGCAGAAGCAGGGGACGAGCTAACACTTAAGACAATTGCAGCTTTGGAAACAAATGCAAATCTTAAAGAAATTCCGGTTCTCTCAATCGATCACGTGAATGTTGGTGCTTATTTGGTTAACTCTTTGAACGCAGATAAAATTAACAATCGTGAAGAAGCATTGTTCGAAATTTATCGCGTTATGCGTCCGGGTGAACCACCGACCTTGGAAGGTGCAGAATCCTTATTCAGCGGCCTGTTCTTCGAAGCAGATAAATATGATCTGTCCGCTGTTGGTCGTGTCAAGATGAACTCCCGTATTGATGTGAAGTGTCCAGATACCATTCGTACAATCCGTAAAGAAGACATTGTTGCGATCCTTAAGATGCTTTTGGAACTTAAAGATGGTCGCGGTGAAGTTGATGATATCGATAACTTAGGTAACCGCCGTGTTCGTGCTGTTGGTGAATTGTTGGAAAACCAATACCGTGTTGGCCTTAGCCGTATGGAACGTGCAATCAAAGAACGCATGAGCTCTGTCGAAATCGACACAGTTATGCCGCATGATCTCATTAATGCGAAGCCGGCAGCGGCGGTTGTTCGTGAGTTCTTTGGGTCATCTCAATTGTCTCAATTTATGGATCAAACAAACCCATTGTCTGAAATTACACACAAGCGTCGTTTGTCAGCCTTGGGGCCTGGTGGTTTGACCCGTGATCGTGCTGGATTCGAAGTCCGAGACGTTCACCCAACTCACTATGGTCGTATTTGCCCGATTGAAACACCTGAAGGACAAAACATTGGTTTGATTAACTCACTTGCAACATACGCCCGTGTTAACCAGTACGGCTTTATTGAAAGTCCGTATCGTAAGGTTAAAGATGGTAAAGTTACCAATGAAATTGTGTACCTAACAGCTATGGAAGAATCTAAGCATATTATTGCGCAGGCGAATATTGCTTTGGCAAAAGACGGTAGCATTGTTGACGATTTGGTTACCTGCCGTCAGCAGGGTGAATTCGTTATTTTGCCTAAGGATGATATTACATTATGTGACGTTTCACCTAAGCAGTTGGTTTCTGTTGCGGCTTCTTTGATTCCGTTCTTGGAAAACGACGACGCGAACCGTGCATTGATGGGATCAAACATGCAACGTCAGGCAGTTCCATTGTTGCGTAGTGAAGCGCCACTTGTTGGTACAGGTATGGAAGCAACCGTTGCACAAGACTCTGGTGCGTGTGTTCTTGCGCGTCGCACAGGTATCGTTGACAGTGTTGATGGCCGCCGTGTTGTTGTTCGTGCAACAGATCGTCAAGAAGGCGATGATTCTGTTGGTGTTGATATTTACAACTTGCATAAATTCCAACGCTCAAACATGAGCACTTGTATTAACCAAAAGCCACTTGTTCAAAAGGGTGACTTGGTTAAAAAAGGTGACGTGATTGCGGATGGCCCTGCAACCGAACTTGGTGAACTCGCTTTGGGTCGCAACGTTCTTGTTGGATTTATGTCTTGGCAAGGGTATAACTTCGAAGACTCTATTATCTTGTCCGAACGGATTGCTCAGGATGACGTCTTTACATCTATCCACATCGAAGAATTCGAAGTAATGTCTCGTGATACCAAATTGGGGAACGAAGAAATCACACGCGATATTCCAAACGTGGGTGAAGAAGCACTTCGTAACCTTGACGAAGCTGGTATTATCTATATCGGAGCTGAAGTCAAAGCGGGCGACATTCTTGTTGGTAAAGTGACACCAAAGGGTGAGTCCCCGATGACACCGGAAGAAAAATTGCTTCGTGCGATCTTTGGTGAAAAAGCGTCTGATGTTCGTGATACGTCTTTGCGTGTTCCACCTGGAATTTCTGGTACCATCGTTGACGTTCGCGTGTTCTCACGTCGTGGTGTTGATAAAGACGAACGTGCACTGACGATTGAACGCCAAGAAATTGAACGTCTGGCAAAAGACCGTGATGCTGAAAAAGCAATTTTGGAACGCAACTTCTATAAAAACCTTGAAGAAATGCTTGCTGGTCATAAACTGACATCTGCCCCTAAAGGGATCAAAACAGGTGTTGTGGTTAACGAAGCTATCTTAACAGAAATTCCTCAGCATCAATGGAAGCAACTAACTGTTGATAACGATGATGTGATGTCCAAAGTTGAAGCCATGAAGCGTCACTTGGATGAAGGATTTGCTAAACTTCAAGAATGGTTCGAAGGCAAAGTTGAGAAACTCCGCGCGGGTGATGAACTTTCACCAGGTGTTCTGAAGATGGTCAAGGTCTTTATCGCTGTTAAGCGTAAGATTCAACCGGGTGACAAGATGGCTGGCCGTCACGGTAACAAGGGTGTTGTTTCCCGTATCGTACCGCTTGAAGATATGCCTCACTTGGAAGATGGCACCGTTCTTGATATCATTTTGAACCCGCTTGGTCTTCCGTCACGTATGAACGTTGGTCAGATTTTGGAAACGCACATGGGTGCAGCTGCCGCTGGCCTTAGTAAGCAAATTGCCTCTGCTGTTGAAAAAATTCAACAAAATGCAGGTAAGGTTGCTGATCTTAAGGCTGAGCTAAAGAAAGTCTATACAGATAAGCTGGATACAAAAGATATCGATACCATGTCTGATGAACAAGTTCTAGAACTTGGCCGCCACCTGAAGAAAGGTGTTCCAATTGCAACACCAGTGTTCGACGGTGCTTCTGAAGATGATATCGTCAGTGCCCTGAATACGAGTGGTATTCCAAGCAATGGTCAGCAGTACCTTGTTGATGGTCGTACCGGTGAGCGTTTTGATCGTCCAACAACTGTTGGTTACATCTATATGCTTAAGTTGCACCACTTGGTTGATGACAAGATTCACGCTCGTTCTATCGGGCCGTACAGCTTGGTCACACAACAACCGTTGGGTGGTAAGGCGCAGTTTGGTGGACAACGTTTTGGTGAAATGGAAGTTTGGGCTTTGGAAGCTTATGGTGCCGCCTATACCTTGCAAGAAATGTTGACCGTGAAGTCAGACGACGTATCTGGCCGTACTAAGGTTTACGAAGCGATCGTTCGTGGCGATGATAACATGGAAGCTGGTATTCCTGAATCATTCAACGTTTTGGTCAAGGAGCTTCGTTCTCTTGGTCTAAATATGTCCTTTGAGCAATAG
- the rplL gene encoding 50S ribosomal protein L7/L12 — MSANLDKIVEELSKLTVLEAAELSKKLEEHWGVTAAAPVAVAAVAGMAAEAAEAKTEFDVVLADAGANKINVIKVVREVTGLGLKEAKDLVEAAPKPVKTGVSKDEADKLKKQLEEAGAKVDVK; from the coding sequence ATGTCTGCTAATCTAGATAAAATCGTAGAAGAGTTGTCCAAACTAACAGTTTTGGAAGCTGCTGAATTGTCCAAAAAGCTTGAGGAACACTGGGGCGTAACAGCTGCAGCTCCTGTAGCGGTTGCTGCAGTTGCTGGTATGGCTGCTGAAGCTGCAGAAGCTAAGACAGAATTCGACGTTGTATTGGCTGATGCTGGTGCAAACAAGATCAACGTAATTAAAGTTGTTCGCGAAGTTACAGGTCTTGGTCTTAAAGAAGCTAAGGACCTTGTTGAAGCTGCTCCAAAGCCAGTTAAAACAGGCGTTAGCAAGGACGAAGCTGACAAGCTTAAAAAGCAGCTTGAAGAAGCTGGTGCAAAAGTTGACGTTAAATAA
- the rplJ gene encoding 50S ribosomal protein L10, which yields MNRSEKEQLVSQMREKLMNAKCVVVTHQTGLTVSEVSDLRRQMRGAGTEFKVLKNTLAKIAVQGTPLEGMSSLLEGPTALAFSTDDAIAPAKVAAKFANKNDRLKLVGGYLDGQVLDAKGVDALAKLPSLDELRSKILAVINTPATRIALLAKEPATRVARVLNARGSNQ from the coding sequence ATGAACCGTTCAGAAAAAGAACAGCTAGTATCGCAAATGCGCGAAAAGTTGATGAACGCCAAGTGTGTTGTCGTAACCCATCAAACAGGGTTGACAGTATCCGAGGTGTCTGATCTACGTCGTCAAATGCGTGGTGCTGGTACAGAGTTCAAGGTTTTGAAAAACACTCTCGCTAAGATTGCAGTACAAGGAACACCTCTAGAAGGGATGTCATCTTTGTTAGAAGGCCCAACAGCGTTGGCGTTTTCTACCGATGATGCAATTGCTCCGGCAAAAGTTGCAGCGAAGTTCGCAAATAAAAACGATCGCTTGAAACTTGTTGGTGGCTACCTGGATGGACAAGTTCTGGATGCAAAAGGTGTTGACGCATTGGCTAAATTGCCATCTCTTGACGAGCTACGCTCCAAGATTCTTGCTGTTATTAATACCCCAGCAACCCGTATTGCCCTATTGGCGAAAGAACCTGCTACCCGCGTGGCACGCGTATTGAATGCCCGTGGCAGCAATCAATAA
- the rplA gene encoding 50S ribosomal protein L1: protein MAKVGKRLKNAVQNLDKTKVYSLEEAVKTIKERATAKFDETIEVAINLNVDPRKADQNLRGVVQLPNGTGKTYRVAVFAKGPKAEEALKAGADIVGAEDLMEKIQAGDMPFDRCIATPDMMGLVGRVGKILGPRGLMPNPKLGTVTMDVAEAVKSVKGGQVEYRTEKAGIVHAGVGKASFTEKAILENVKSYVDAVIKAKPTGVKGTYVKSMSLSSTMGPAVKFDVAE from the coding sequence ATGGCAAAAGTAGGTAAAAGACTAAAAAATGCCGTTCAAAACTTGGATAAAACCAAAGTTTACTCTCTCGAAGAAGCGGTAAAGACAATTAAGGAACGGGCAACAGCAAAGTTTGATGAGACTATCGAAGTTGCAATTAACTTGAACGTTGATCCACGCAAAGCTGACCAAAACCTTCGCGGTGTTGTTCAATTGCCAAACGGAACCGGTAAAACATACCGCGTTGCAGTATTTGCAAAGGGACCGAAGGCCGAAGAAGCTTTGAAAGCTGGTGCTGACATCGTTGGAGCAGAAGATTTGATGGAAAAAATCCAAGCTGGAGATATGCCATTTGATCGCTGCATCGCAACTCCTGATATGATGGGGCTTGTCGGTCGCGTTGGTAAGATTTTGGGTCCACGTGGTTTGATGCCAAACCCAAAGCTTGGAACAGTTACAATGGATGTTGCCGAAGCTGTTAAATCTGTAAAAGGTGGTCAAGTTGAGTACCGTACAGAAAAGGCCGGTATCGTTCATGCTGGTGTAGGTAAAGCGAGCTTTACTGAAAAGGCTATTTTAGAAAACGTAAAATCATATGTTGATGCTGTGATTAAGGCAAAGCCAACAGGCGTTAAAGGGACTTATGTTAAGTCCATGAGCCTAAGCTCTACCATGGGTCCAGCTGTCAAATTTGATGTTGCTGAATAA